In Elusimicrobiota bacterium, the sequence GTCCGGTCCAGAAAGCGGGCATCCGGCGTAAAAACGGAAATGAGCGGCCCCTGTCACGAATGGATTATCAGCAAAACGCGCATCGACCGAGGCATCTGGCACCACTATGATCGTGGGTTCGCTGATGGCATGCCCGCAAAAGGAGATATCCCGTGGGGATTCGGAAACGTTGAGTCCCTGACGGGATTTAAACCAGATCCGGTCGGAATCAACGAGTGAAATCAGGGATACGGGAACTTTAAATATGTGCTGAGCCAACCGGGTAATGTGGTCAAACCGTTCTTCCGGAGGCGTGTCCAATATTCGGAGTGCGCGCAGTGCCGCCAAGCGTTGCGCTTCGTTAGCTGGTATAGGAGCGGATAGCACATTATAAATGTAGACGTCTGGGTCAAGGAAGCAAGGAAACAACTTGTTACGAAATGGTTTGCAACGGGTCGAGTCTTGGTACAATCAATTAATGGTTGCAAAAGAAAAAAGACGAGCCCCACGCGCGAGACACAACTCTGTCCTCGAGATTCTGGATCAGGGAGGGCATTCGATTGCCGAGATCGGACGCCTTGTCAATTTTTCGGCTGTTGGAGCCTGTTTTTCGTCCACGCGCGTTTTTGGTAAAGGGGAAAAGCTTTATGCTCGTTTGCGATTGTTGAAGGAAGGGGTCCTGATGGTGACGGCCCGCGTCGTATGGGTTCAAAAAAAGACGAACGCCATCCTCTACGGAATTGAGTTTCTAA encodes:
- a CDS encoding PilZ domain-containing protein: MVAKEKRRAPRARHNSVLEILDQGGHSIAEIGRLVNFSAVGACFSSTRVFGKGEKLYARLRLLKEGVLMVTARVVWVQKKTNAILYGIEFLTTQNVRV